One region of Zingiber officinale cultivar Zhangliang chromosome 7B, Zo_v1.1, whole genome shotgun sequence genomic DNA includes:
- the LOC122007288 gene encoding interaptin-like isoform X2: protein MQDSTGSHISPTNGASPMQELIGSNPSSFNSRSSGSSVHNSMTSWMSNDRFTAPSPKQSDSSKELVEAAEEEIEELHDEVKMWERHSRRLKLDLENLKKEISDKSKHQTNLDRQLSAAYSECDSLRLEVEQLKAALQKLTLKDSDVGVKKSEGMHYVQTELEDELKFQKDTNYDLTQQLRKTQESNIELVSILQELEEMIEKQRLEIADQSQKNHIDEDEQLKNKNSLDNQVEWERKLAQKEDQILMLEERLSNIVKNQGHNGSYSDEIREIEVLKAKINDLERDCTELTDENLDLIFKLKELSKDTSKEPQNIEKKTKPNSINVDELQSQLLLREQERDRLQQSNWELEDLISTIQKEKSQVEEELVSVRKECIDTIKHLQDVEHDLEVLRGSMEFHSSADETLERRLAELERNKTELELYITQIEQENVELSEIVSGLEAQFRHVTNEKESVRLELEDTSSLTANLKNEVEHQTVEVEMKKAELKQKLQETENHLSEVLEGSDLLSQSNSKLQATIESLTEECSSLHKLTEKLKSQDLESHLQVTLLEIELDEKRYDFYKQVELLELKLASIQTGTESKEKSLLSQLDQILEEHKEHGERIAKARILLNKIELEKAIEVENLEKEISNLAAQKSSNFGDLEKIASDEVHEASVLRSDKAKLEWNLQEANSKIKLYETDLQNFRQESENKIAGLIDLLNASKQSEETLMADIERIHQAIDSVKYSEEKYINMENEGELNIKASQAVEVISPSTVEVKKLIHLRNSILGLKNSFDDANSEKQKLVGLLKSLSEEYEELKGEKESLTERVANMLKAISNSEEDRHNRMVLEEKILRLENDLLLKEASCSQEAELKNKLNLLKQTNSEYERKIESLERENHELMNKIQTVEKELMLPRTSLRQEKEVNHGPEISTEPETQDVEANRMDQIQLQRAITEKQAGQPDIPDKNVNADFERISSLETELREMRERYLNVSLQYAQVEAQREELVMQLKSVKKEKRWFS, encoded by the exons ATGCAAGATTCAACAGGTTCCCACATTAGTCCAACTAATGGTGCAAGTCCTATGCAAGAACTTATAGGATCAAACCCATCATCGTTCAACTCTAGGTCCTCAGGTTCCTCAGTACACAATAGTATGACCTCATGGATGTCGAATGATCGATTTACGGCACCATCACCAAAGCAATCTGATTCTTCAAAAGAACTTGTTGAAGCTGCTGAAGAAGAAATAGAGGAACTCCATGATGAAGTTAAGATGTGGGAGAGACATTCTAGGCGATTGAAGCTTGATCTCGAGAATTTAAAGAAGGAAATATCTGATAAATCTAAGCATCAAACAAACCTGGATAGGCAACTTTCAGCTGCATACAGTGAATGTGATTCTTTGAGGTTAGAAGTTGAACAACTGAAAGCTGCACTACAGAAGTTGACGTTGAAAGATTCAGATGTTGGAGTTAAGAAAAGTGAAGGTATGCATTATGTACAGACGGAGCTGGAGGatgagctgaaatttcagaaagaCACCAATTATGATTTAACTCAACAGTTGAGGAAAACACAAGAATCAAACATTGAGCTTGTCTCCATCCTTCAGGAATTAGAAGAGATGATAGAGAAACAGAGGTTGGAGATAGCTGACCAGTCACAAAAAAACCACATAGATGAAGACGAACAACTCAAGAATAAAAATTCTCTAGATAATCAGGTTGAATGGGAGAGAAAACTAGCACAGAAAGAAGATCAAATTCTTATGCTGGAGGAAAGGTTATCCAACATTGTGAAGAATCAGGGGCACAATGGAAGCTATTCTGATGAAATACGTGAAATTGAGGTCCTTAAAGCTAAAATAAATGATCTAGAGAGGGATTGCACTGAGCTTACTGATGAAAACCTAGATCTTATTTTTAAGTTGAAGGAATTAAGCAAGGATACTTCAAAGGAGCCTCAAAATatagaaaagaaaaccaaacccAACAGTATTAATGTAGATGAACTTCAGTCTCAATTGTTGCTAAGGGAACAAGAGAGAGATAGACTCCAACAGTCTAACTGGGAATTAGAAGATCTTATTTCCACTATCCAGAAGGAGAAATCTCAAGTGGAAGAAGAGTTGGTTTCTGTGCGTAAAGAATGTATAGATACTATAAAACACTTGCAAGATGTGGAGCATGATTTGGAAGTGCTTAGGGGTAGCATGGAATTTCATTCTTCTGCTGATGAGACTCTTGAAAGAAGGTTGGCAGAGCTCGAAAGAAACAAAACTGAGTTAGAATTGTACATAACTCAGATAGAACAGGAAAATGTTGAGCTATCAGAAATTGTTTCTGGTTTAGAAGCCCAGTTTAGACACGTAACTAATGAGAAAGAATCTGTCCGATTGGAACTAGAAGACACAAGCTCACTTACTGCTAATTTGAAGAATGAAGTTGAACATCAAACAGTGGAAGTGGAGATGAAGAAAGCAGAACTAAAACAGAAACTACAAGAGACAGAGAACCACTTATCAGAAGTGTTAGAGGGTTCTGATCTTTTAAGTCAATCAAACTCAAAACTGCAGGCTACCATTGAAAGTCTTACTGAAGAGTGCAGTTCTCTTCACAAACTAACTGAAAAGTTAAAGAGTCAGGACCTAGAGTCGCATCTACAGGTTACACTTCTCGAGATTGAATTGGATGAAAAGAGATATGATTTCTATAAGCAAGTTGAACTGTTAGAACTGAAGCTTGCTTCGATTCAAACAGGCACTGAATCAAAGGAGAAATCACTGCTGTCCCAACTCGACCAAATTTTGGAAGAACACAAGGAGCATGGAGAAAGAATAGCAAAGGCACGCATTTTATTAAACAAGATTGAATTAGAGAAAGCAATTGAAGTGGAAAATCTTGAGAAAGAGATATCTAACCTTGCTGCACAAAAGTCCTCAAATTTTGGTGACCTAGAAAAAATAGCATCAGATGAAGTGCATGAAGCGTCTGTCCTCCGTTCTgataaagctaaacttgaatggAATCTTCAAGAAGCCAATTCAAAAATAAAGCTTTATGAGACTGACTTGCAGAATTTCCGTCAAGAGTCTGAGAATAAGATTGCAGGATTAATAGATTTACTTAATGCTTCCAAACAGAGTGAGGAAACGCTAATGGCTGATATAGAGCGCATTCATCAAGCAATTGACAGTGTTAAGTACAGTGAAGAGAAATATATAAATATGGAGAATGAAGGAGAATTGAATATTAAAGCTTCTCAAGCAGTTGAAGTGATTTCCCCTTCAACGGTTGAAGTGAAAAAATTAATTCATCTTCGGAATTCAATATTAGGCCTTAAAAACTCGTTTGATGATGCCAACTCTGAAAAGCAGAAGTTGGTAGGTCTATTGAAGTCATTGTCTGAAGAATATGAAGAACTGAAGGGAGAGAAAGAGTCCTTGACGGAGAGAGTGGCTAATATGCTAAAGGCTATATCTAACAGTGAAGAGGATAGGCACAACAGGATGGTCTTGGAAGAAAAAATTTTGCGATTAGAAAATGACTTGCTGCTAAAAGAAGCATCATGCTCTCAGGAGGCAGAGTTGAAGAACAAACTTAATCTGTTGAAACAGACAAATAGTGAATACGAAAGAAAGATTGAAAGTCTTGAGCGGGAGAATCACGAGCTGATGAATAAAATTCAGACAGTGGAGAAGGAACTCATGCTGCCAAGAACATCCCTTCGGCAGGAGAAA GAAGTTAATCATGGTCCAGAGATTTCAACTGAACCTGAAACTCAGGATGTGGAGGCAAATAGAATGGATCAAATACAACTTCAAAG AGCGATCACAGAGAAGCAAGCTGGCCAACCGGACATTCCTGACAAAAATGTAAATGCCGACTTTGAAAGAATATCATCTTTAGAGACGGAGCTAAGGGAGATGAGAGAGCGGTACCTCAACGTTAGCCTCCAATATGCTCAAGTGGAAGCTCAGCGCGAAGAACTAGTAATGCAGCTTAAATCTGTGAAAAAGGAGAAGAGGTGGTTCTCATGA